The genomic window ACGGGCAGGTGCAGACTTCGCCCTGGTTGAAGGCAAAGAGCGTGAAGCCCTCCTGGGCCTTGTCATAGAAAGCGTCATTCTGGTCCGCGACGTCGTCGAAGAAGATGTTGGGGCTCTTGCCGCCAAGTTCCAGAGTGACCGGAATGAGGTTGTTTGACGCGTACTGGCTGATGAGGCGCCCGGTGGTGGTTTCACCCGTAAAAGCGATCTTGCGGATGCGGGAACTGGAAGCCAACGGCTTGCCCGCCTCTACACCGAAGCCATTGACGACGTTCACTACACCAGCGGGAAGGAGATCACCGATGAGCTCCATGAGGACCAGGATTGACGTGGGCGTCTGCTCGGCCGGCTTGAGAACTACGGCGTTGCCTGCCGCGAGTGCCGGTGCAAGCTTCCAGACGGCCATGAGGATCGGGAAGTTCCACGGGATGATCTGGCCCACCACGCCCAGCGGCTCCTTGAAGTGGTAGGCGGTGGTGTCCTCATCCAACTGGGAGAGGTGGCCTTCCTGAGCCCGGACTGCGGAAGCGAAATAGCGGAAGTGGTCCGCTGCCAGCGGGATGTCGGCATTGAGGGTTTCGCGGACGGGCTTGCCGTTGTCCCAGGTTTCGGCCACAGCGAGGAGTTCCACGTTCTCGTCAATGCGGTCGGCAATCTTGTTCAGGATGGCCGCGCGCTCGGTGGCGGAGGTTTTGCCCCAGGAAGGCGCAACCTTGTGGGCGGCATCCAGCGCCAGTTCGATGTCCTCGGACGTGCCCCGGGCAACTTCGCAGAAAGCCTTGCCCGTCACCGGAGTGATGTTCTCAAAGTAGGCGCCCTTGACCGGGGCAACCCACTCGCCGCCAATCCAGTTCTCGTACCGGTCCTTGAAAGTGACCTTCGAACCCTCGGCACCCGGCTGTGCGTAAACAGTCATTGCTAGCTCCTTTGCTGCGAATCACGGTGGCTGTCGCCATTGATCCGAGCCTAAGAGCGGGGAGGTTGCAGCTACGTTGCAACCATGTGAGTCAGCTCACGCTTTCATTTCCCTGTCGATGCGTTCAAGATCAGCGACGACGGCGGCCCGCTTGGGTGAGCGCGGCGGCAGCAACTTCAACACGGCCAGGCGGAGGTCGACGTCGTACTTCGCTTCCGGCAGCTCCGCGTACTTGAGGAGCGAATCCACGCTGCCGTCACTGAGCAGCGCCTCGCGCAGCAAGTGCGAGACCCTCTCACGCAACTGCACGACGCCGGGCGCCTCCGAACGTGGCAAAAGCCCGCCCTTGTAGATTTCCAAGGCAATGCGGTGCGCGCCGCGCTGAAGGCAACTGAGGACCTGCCCGGAGTCGGGCAGCAAATCGACCGGCAAACGGTAAGGCCGCGACTCGGGGACCGCCCCCGGGCTGAGTTCCTGGATGACTTTCCGGAGGCGGACCATCTCAGCCCTCAGGGTGACCGCCGAGCCGTCGCCCGGATACAAATGGGCGCAGAGGTCATCCGCGCTAAGTCCAGCGGGATGATTGCTCAGGATGGCCAGAATCTCGCTGTGCCTGGCGGACAAGGACACTGTCCGGCCGTCGATGCTGAGCAGGGCCTGGTCTCGGCCCAACAACTGCAGGCTGTTCCGGTACAGCGTGTGGCTGGAAGCGGCAGCCGCGCTCCGGCGTCGGGGTTTGTCCTTGACTGCGGCCGCCAGCGTCAAACGTTCAATGCGCAGCTGGGCCTGGGCTGCCGCAACGGTCGCCTCCACCAGGGAAAGGGTGTGCGCCGCCACCGCCGTTTCAGTGCCGGTGATGTCCACAACGCCCAGGACCGCCCCGGAATCGGGATCATGGAAGGGAACAGCAGTGCAGCTCCAAGGATGGACAGAGCGCTTGAAATGTTCCGCCCCCGAGATCTGGATGCTGCGGTCAAGGGCCAGCGCGGTCCCGGGAGCGCTGGTGCCTACGGACGCTTCAGACCAGTCAGCGCCCGCCACGAACATCATGCTTTCAGCGCGGCGCTGCATCACAGGATCGCCATCCACCCACAAGAGCCGTCCTACGTCGTCCCCCACTGCCACCAACAGGCCACTGTCATGGCTGGGCTGAACCAGGAGCTTCTTGATCACGGGCATGATGGTGGCCAAAGGGTGCTGCCGGCGGTACTCCTCCAGCTCATCGCGGTCCATGGCGAGCGGAGCTTCAGCGACGTCCGGGTTGGCCTGCAGGCTCGCGGACCTCTGCCAGGATTCACGGACCAGGCGCCGCAATCCGGCGATGTCTTCGGGCACTCCGAGACGCAAGGAATCCAAGCGCTCATGGCCTGAGAGGGCACGCTTCTGCAGCAACTCCGCGGCCTCGCTGCCTGGAACCGGCGGATGGACTGGATTCCTCATCGAACTCCCTGGTAGTCCGCTATGACAGTGCTCTGCACATGTGGTGGGCGGGACAGTATCGAGAAGTCTAGTTCGGGGAAGGGAGTTTTTGTACAGATGAAGCCCCTAAAGCAGCCGAATAAGGGCATCAGCTGTACAAAAACGCCTTGTCAGCCGCGGGAGATCCGGATCATTTCCTCGCGCGGAACAACCTTGATGCGCTCTCGGACCACACCCCCGCCTTCTCCAGCCGATCCTTCGGCGGAAGTCCAGGCAGCACCCAGCGCGGCCTCATGGGCATCGAGCCTGTTCCAGCCTTCCCAGGTGGTGTACTCGATCCCCCGTTCTTCCAGGAGATCAATGATGGCCTGCGGATCCGGGTTCTCCGCCGGGGGCAGGTTGAGCCGGTCTTCGAGGAGGAATCCGATGGTCTCCAATGCATCGCCCTTGGTATGGCCGATCAGCCCCACCGGTCCGCGCTTGATCCAGCCCGTGGCGTAGATTCCCGGCACGGGCTCGCCGTCGGCACCCAGGACGCGACCGCCGTCGTTCGGAATGACGCCGCGGCGGGCGTCGTACTCAAGCTCCTCCAACGGCGAACCGTGATAGCCGATGGCCCGGTACACCGACTGGACCGGATACTCGATGAACTCCCCCGTGCCCTTGACGTTGCCCGTTCCGTCCAGTTGCATGCGCTCGAACTTAATCCCCGAGACCTTGCCCGGGGTCTCCGGCGAATCCAGGATCTCCACCGGACTGTGCAGGAAGTGCAGGTGCAGGCGACGGGAGGAGGGCTGCTCGGACTCGGCGTGCTCCTCCACCAGCCAGTTCGTCATGGTGTTGACCATGGTCTTGATCTGGTTGTTCGTCCTGATGGCCTCGTCCGAGGCTTCGTCGAACTCGAAATCTTCCGGGTAAAGGACGATGTCCACGTCCTTGCAGTGGGACAGTTCGCGCAGTTCCAACGGCGTGAACTTCACCTGCGCCGGACCGCGGCGGCCGAAGACGTGAACGTCTGTCACCGGCGACTTCTTCAGTCCTGCGTAGACGTTGTCCGGGATCTCCGTGACCAGCAATTCCTCCGGGTGCTTGACCAGCATTCGGGCCACGTCCAAAGCCACGTTGCCGTTGCCGATCACCGCGATTTCCTTGGCATCGAGCGGCCAGTCGCGGGGAACATCCGGGTGTCCGTCATACCAGGAGACGAAGTCCGCGCCGCCAAAGGATCCTTCAAGTTCAACACCGGGGATATTCAGGTCGGCGTCCTTGATGGCACCGGTAGAGAAGATCACGGCGTCATAGAAAGCCCGGAAGTCATGCAGGGTGAGGTCCCTGCCGTAGGTCACGTTGCCCAGGAAGCGGATATCGCCGCGGTCCAAAACCTTGTGCAGCGCATTGACGATCCCCTTGATCCGCGGGTGGTCCGGAGCCACACCGTAGCGGATCAGTCCGTACGGTGCCGGATAGGCCTCGAAGAGATCAATGCTGACCTCCACATGTCCGTCCTTAACCTCGTTGGATTTGGTCAGGATGTCCGCGGCGTACACGCCTGCTGGTCCTGCACCAACGATCGCCACGCGCAGCGGACGATTGGGGGTTGTTGCGGCTGAGTTGGACACCGTTAGCCCTTCCGAAGCAGTGAGCCACGCCCGTTGGTGGGGCGCGCAGATTCCAATTCTAGATGTCGACCCTACGCCCGGACGCTTATATGGCAGGAGTCACGGAAATTCACCAAGATTGCGGAATATTGCGGGCACACGTGGTGTTGGCGACAATGTGTCGACTCCGGATCAGATAACTGCCAGCTCTTCCTCTTCAAACCAGCCCACGACGACGACTGCCGGGGTCGGCGGCAAACCCGCCCGCGGTGCCGGCAAGCCCGTGCGGAGCGAGTCGACAGCGGGAATCCTCTTCGGAATCGGTGCCTACGGCCTGTGGGGGCTCCTCCCCCTCTACTTCTATGTCCTGATGCCGGCCAGCGCCGTGGAAATCGTGGCAAACCGGGTTGTCTGGTCCTTGATCTTCTGTGCACTGCTCATCACGATTACCCGGGCTTGGCGGGTGTTCGGCGCAGCCGTGAAGGACCGTTCAGTTTTCGGGCCCTTGGCCTTGGCAGCCGGCCTTATTGCCATCAACTGGCTGACCTACACTTTCGGGGTCACCACCGGCCATGCCGTTGAGACTTCACTGGGCTACTTCATCAATCCCCTGGTTTCTGTCCTCCTGGGCGTTTTTGTCCTGAAGGAAAAGCTGCGCCCCTTGCAGTGGGCAGCGGTGGGCATCGGCTTCGTCGCCGTGGGGGTCCTGACGTTCTCTTACGGTCAGCTTCCTTGGATTGCCCTGATCCTGGCTTTCAGTTTCGGTTTGTACGGTTTCGTGAAGAAGCGTGTTGGCCCCAAGGTTGACGCCCTGACGAGCCTGAGCGTTGAGACCGTTGTACTGGCTCCGTTCGCCGCGATCACCATGGTGGTGCTGGGCGCCACTGGAGTTGCCACGCTGACCACCCAGGGAGCGGGGCACCTCTGGTTGCTGGTGGCTTCGGGCGTCATCACGGCCGTGCCTTTGCTCTTCTTTGGAGCTTCAGCCCGCCGTCTGCCGATGACCACCATAGGCCTGCTGCAGTATTTCGCGCCGGTTCTTCAGTTCGTGGTCGCCCTGACCGTGTTCAACGAGACCATGACCACTGCCCGCTGGATCGGCTTCTGCGTGGTGTGGTTGGCCTTGGTGTTGCTCACCATCGACATGCTGCGGACTACGCGGAAGAACTCCGTGCTGAAGAAGCAGGCCCGGCTGGCTGCTGCCGGGTAGTTCTGCAACGCGGGGTCACTTATGGCCCCTTCGACGGCGCTTAAGGGGCCATAAGTGACCCCGCGTTGTTTTAGTCCAGTACGTGTTGTGCAGTTCTGTTCATTTCTGTTGAGAGGGCAGGGAACCGGACATAAGGTTGCGGAAACTTTTCCCAACCACGTCCACCCATCCCGCCCTGGCCACCCGACGCCCCCGCCGCCATTGCAGCTCGCCCGGTTCGCGCAGCTCGCGCTGGGTGCGAAGGGTGGGCGGGGAACCCGGGGCAACAGTTTTGAACGGAGCAGTTTTGAACTTCAATGGACCAGCAGTGAGTCGCAGGACCCTCTTCCGCACCGCCGCGGCCGCCGCCGTCGCGGGTGCGCTGCTTTCCCAGGCCGTGCCATCATTTGCCGCTTCCGGACTGCAGGAATTGATTGATCGACGGCGGATGGTGCTGACCGGGGGCCGCAGCGCCGCAGACATTCCCGAGCTCGCCGCGCAGTTGGAAGGAATGGGCCAGACCGCCGCGAAGTGGTGGGAGTCCATGGACAAGTCGGCCGCCCGGACCTCGCTGTGGAGCGACATACCGCTGACCGGCATTGGGCAGTCGGCCGATGCCACGGGCAACATGGGCCTGCATTTCAACCGCCTCTATGACATGGCACTTGGATACGCCGTTCCGGGGAACCCTTATGCGGGCAGCCCGGAGCTGGCCGCTGACATTGTTGCGGGCTTGCAGCTCCTGAGTGACACCGCCTACAAGCCATCCGTGAAGGCAGCCGGCAACTGGTGGTTCTGGGAGATCGGCGTGCCCCGGAAGACCGTGGACATCCTGACGCTCCTCTACGCTGAAGTTCCGGAAGCTCTCCGCACGTCATTGTTGGCTGCCGTCCGTTGGTTCGCGCCCAACCCGAATTGGCGCGGACGTGCCACATCCTTGGCAGAGACCGGCGCCAACCGCGTGGACAAATCGCTGGCCTGCTGCATGCGGGGCATCCTGGACAACAAGGATAGTGAAATAGCGCTGGGCAGGGATGCCTTGAGCGACACCGTCCGTGGCGGGGTCAACAGCGTCTTCACGTACGTAACCAGCGGCGACGGCTTCTATGCTGACGGCTCCTACGTCCAGCACTCCTACCTGCCCTACGCGGGAACCTACGGAGTGGTGGCCCTGGCCGGAATCGCTGAGATCATCGCCATGTTGGGCGGCAGTACCTGGGCAGTCAACGACCCCAAGCAGTCCGTGCTCCTCAACGCCGTGGAGGATACCTATGCCCCGTTCGTGTGGGACGGACGGATCATGGACACCATCCGCGGCCGTGCTGTCTCCAGGCAGCGCGAGCCCGACTACGTCAGCGGCTTTGGGCTCATCTCAGCAGTCCTGCTGCTGGCCCCGGGCTGCGAGGAACCCTACAAGTCGCGGTTCCTGGCCTTGGCCAAGGGCTGGCTGGAACGCTGCGCGGACCAGAAACTCGTGGGGCATCCAACCCAGAGCCTGGCAAAGTCCCTGTTGTCCCTGGGCGTCCTGTCCGACGCTGCCGTAACTGCGGCACCGGCGCCCGTCTACAGCCGTATGTTCGCTGACCAGGACAGGCTGGTCCATCACCGCCCCCAGTGGGGCTGCACTGTGAACCTTTCCTCCAAGCGCATAGGCCGCTTCGAATGGGGCAACAGCGAGAACAACCTTGGTTGGTATCAGGGCGACGGGATGACATTCCTCTACACACGGCAGGATCCGTCCCAGTTCAGCGCAGACTTCTGGCCGACTGTGGATCCGTACTCACTTCCCGGAACCACCGTCAATGACCAGGCGAGGGTCAGCGGAGCCGGGGGTGCGGGCACCGGAATTCCCCGCGCTTTCCAAGCATTTGCCGGCGGGCTGACCGTGGATGGCCGCTGGGGCGTCGTCGGCATGGACCACCTCAACCACAACAAGACCCTGTCCGGCCGGAAATCGTGGTTCTTCCTGGACGACGCAGTGGTCTGCCTCGGTGCGGGTATTACCGGTACCGGGGGTTCGGCCGTGCAGACCACGGTGGAAAACAGGTCCTTCGCGGCCGGTGCCGTTCCTGCGCTGCGCACCGATTCCCGGAACAGGACCATGGCGGCCGGAGACGCCGCCGTGGCTGTGAAGCGGTCCGTGCATGTAGAAGGCCATGGCGGCTACGTGTTCCTGGAAGCGCCAGGGGTTTCCGGCAGCACTGAAGTGGCCGTGATCCGTCGGACGGGCTCGTGGTTCGACATCAATTCAGGGGCGGACACCGGCGGCACCAAAGATCCCGTGACCCGGGACTATGTGACCATCACGAATCGTCATGGCAAAGATCCCGTGGGGTCCGGCTACGCCTACATGGTGCTTCCCGCTGCCAGCCACTCTGACAATTTCTCCCAGTCCGCGAATCCCGGGGTGAAAGTCCTGGCCAACTCCGCGGAGGTCCAAATGGTGGAGGTAGCCAAGGATCAACTGGTCATGGCCA from Arthrobacter sp. StoSoilB20 includes these protein-coding regions:
- the rarD gene encoding EamA family transporter RarD; translated protein: MRNIAGTRGVGDNVSTPDQITASSSSSNQPTTTTAGVGGKPARGAGKPVRSESTAGILFGIGAYGLWGLLPLYFYVLMPASAVEIVANRVVWSLIFCALLITITRAWRVFGAAVKDRSVFGPLALAAGLIAINWLTYTFGVTTGHAVETSLGYFINPLVSVLLGVFVLKEKLRPLQWAAVGIGFVAVGVLTFSYGQLPWIALILAFSFGLYGFVKKRVGPKVDALTSLSVETVVLAPFAAITMVVLGATGVATLTTQGAGHLWLLVASGVITAVPLLFFGASARRLPMTTIGLLQYFAPVLQFVVALTVFNETMTTARWIGFCVVWLALVLLTIDMLRTTRKNSVLKKQARLAAAG
- a CDS encoding FAD-dependent oxidoreductase; the encoded protein is MSNSAATTPNRPLRVAIVGAGPAGVYAADILTKSNEVKDGHVEVSIDLFEAYPAPYGLIRYGVAPDHPRIKGIVNALHKVLDRGDIRFLGNVTYGRDLTLHDFRAFYDAVIFSTGAIKDADLNIPGVELEGSFGGADFVSWYDGHPDVPRDWPLDAKEIAVIGNGNVALDVARMLVKHPEELLVTEIPDNVYAGLKKSPVTDVHVFGRRGPAQVKFTPLELRELSHCKDVDIVLYPEDFEFDEASDEAIRTNNQIKTMVNTMTNWLVEEHAESEQPSSRRLHLHFLHSPVEILDSPETPGKVSGIKFERMQLDGTGNVKGTGEFIEYPVQSVYRAIGYHGSPLEELEYDARRGVIPNDGGRVLGADGEPVPGIYATGWIKRGPVGLIGHTKGDALETIGFLLEDRLNLPPAENPDPQAIIDLLEERGIEYTTWEGWNRLDAHEAALGAAWTSAEGSAGEGGGVVRERIKVVPREEMIRISRG
- a CDS encoding polysaccharide lyase 8 family protein, yielding MSRRTLFRTAAAAAVAGALLSQAVPSFAASGLQELIDRRRMVLTGGRSAADIPELAAQLEGMGQTAAKWWESMDKSAARTSLWSDIPLTGIGQSADATGNMGLHFNRLYDMALGYAVPGNPYAGSPELAADIVAGLQLLSDTAYKPSVKAAGNWWFWEIGVPRKTVDILTLLYAEVPEALRTSLLAAVRWFAPNPNWRGRATSLAETGANRVDKSLACCMRGILDNKDSEIALGRDALSDTVRGGVNSVFTYVTSGDGFYADGSYVQHSYLPYAGTYGVVALAGIAEIIAMLGGSTWAVNDPKQSVLLNAVEDTYAPFVWDGRIMDTIRGRAVSRQREPDYVSGFGLISAVLLLAPGCEEPYKSRFLALAKGWLERCADQKLVGHPTQSLAKSLLSLGVLSDAAVTAAPAPVYSRMFADQDRLVHHRPQWGCTVNLSSKRIGRFEWGNSENNLGWYQGDGMTFLYTRQDPSQFSADFWPTVDPYSLPGTTVNDQARVSGAGGAGTGIPRAFQAFAGGLTVDGRWGVVGMDHLNHNKTLSGRKSWFFLDDAVVCLGAGITGTGGSAVQTTVENRSFAAGAVPALRTDSRNRTMAAGDAAVAVKRSVHVEGHGGYVFLEAPGVSGSTEVAVIRRTGSWFDINSGADTGGTKDPVTRDYVTITNRHGKDPVGSGYAYMVLPAASHSDNFSQSANPGVKVLANSAEVQMVEVAKDQLVMANFFTAGSGGGYSVSGPCTVAAQMTGDKLGLSVADPSRTQSSVRITVDGAWSKLADSDAGVTLVSTTPLVIEVQLDGHGHQKNLTLGT
- a CDS encoding GAF domain-containing protein, which codes for MRNPVHPPVPGSEAAELLQKRALSGHERLDSLRLGVPEDIAGLRRLVRESWQRSASLQANPDVAEAPLAMDRDELEEYRRQHPLATIMPVIKKLLVQPSHDSGLLVAVGDDVGRLLWVDGDPVMQRRAESMMFVAGADWSEASVGTSAPGTALALDRSIQISGAEHFKRSVHPWSCTAVPFHDPDSGAVLGVVDITGTETAVAAHTLSLVEATVAAAQAQLRIERLTLAAAVKDKPRRRSAAAASSHTLYRNSLQLLGRDQALLSIDGRTVSLSARHSEILAILSNHPAGLSADDLCAHLYPGDGSAVTLRAEMVRLRKVIQELSPGAVPESRPYRLPVDLLPDSGQVLSCLQRGAHRIALEIYKGGLLPRSEAPGVVQLRERVSHLLREALLSDGSVDSLLKYAELPEAKYDVDLRLAVLKLLPPRSPKRAAVVADLERIDREMKA
- a CDS encoding aldehyde dehydrogenase family protein, with translation MTVYAQPGAEGSKVTFKDRYENWIGGEWVAPVKGAYFENITPVTGKAFCEVARGTSEDIELALDAAHKVAPSWGKTSATERAAILNKIADRIDENVELLAVAETWDNGKPVRETLNADIPLAADHFRYFASAVRAQEGHLSQLDEDTTAYHFKEPLGVVGQIIPWNFPILMAVWKLAPALAAGNAVVLKPAEQTPTSILVLMELIGDLLPAGVVNVVNGFGVEAGKPLASSSRIRKIAFTGETTTGRLISQYASNNLIPVTLELGGKSPNIFFDDVADQNDAFYDKAQEGFTLFAFNQGEVCTCPSRALVQEGIYDSFMTDVVARTNSIIQGNPLDTETQVGAQASNDQLEKILSYIDIGKQEGAKLLTGGARAELSGDLAGGYYVQPTIFEGHNRMRIFQEEIFGPVVSVTKFSDYNDAIGIANDTLYGLGAGVWSRNGNVAYRAGREIQAGRVWVNNYHAYPAGAAFGGYKSSGIGRENHAMMLDHYQQTKNLLVSYNENKLGFF